A section of the Microbulbifer pacificus genome encodes:
- the nqrF gene encoding NADH:ubiquinone reductase (Na(+)-transporting) subunit F — protein MELTDIYFGVGMFTVIVLALVAIILVARSRLVNTGDVNIVVNGEKTLTVPAGGKLLQTLAANNLFLASACGGGGSCAQCVCKVLEGGGDMLPTEAAHFTPRDAKAGKRLSCQVAVKQDMKIEVPEEVFGVKQWECTVESNPNVATFIKELTLRLPEGENVDFRAGGYVQLEAPPHHVKFSDFEIQPEYRGDWEHFGFFKLESKVTEPVVRAYSMANYPEEKGVVKFNIRIATPPPRTEGIPPGQMSSYVFNLKPGDKMRVYGPFGEFFAKDTDNEMVFIGGGAGMAPMRSHIFDQLKRLNSKRKISFWYGARSLREMFYEDDYNGLQSEFDNFQWHIALSDPQPEDNWTGYTGFIHNVVYENYLKNHPAPEDCEFYMCGPPMMNAAVINMLKNLGVEDENILLDDFGG, from the coding sequence ATGGAATTAACGGATATTTATTTTGGCGTAGGCATGTTCACCGTGATCGTGCTGGCGCTGGTGGCCATCATCCTGGTTGCCCGCTCGCGCCTGGTGAACACCGGCGACGTCAACATCGTGGTCAACGGCGAGAAGACTCTCACCGTTCCTGCGGGTGGCAAACTGCTGCAGACCCTGGCTGCGAACAACCTGTTCCTGGCATCTGCCTGTGGTGGCGGCGGCAGCTGCGCCCAGTGCGTATGTAAGGTTCTCGAGGGTGGCGGCGACATGCTGCCGACCGAGGCTGCGCACTTCACCCCGCGTGATGCCAAAGCTGGCAAGCGCCTGTCCTGTCAGGTTGCTGTTAAGCAGGACATGAAAATCGAAGTGCCGGAAGAAGTGTTTGGTGTGAAGCAGTGGGAGTGCACTGTGGAATCCAACCCGAACGTGGCCACCTTCATTAAAGAGCTGACCCTGCGTCTGCCAGAAGGTGAAAACGTGGACTTCCGCGCTGGCGGTTACGTACAGCTGGAAGCGCCGCCCCACCATGTGAAGTTCTCCGACTTCGAAATCCAGCCGGAGTACCGTGGTGACTGGGAACACTTCGGCTTCTTCAAGCTGGAGTCCAAGGTGACCGAGCCGGTAGTGCGCGCCTATTCAATGGCCAACTACCCGGAAGAGAAGGGCGTTGTTAAGTTCAACATCCGTATCGCCACTCCGCCACCGCGCACCGAGGGTATCCCCCCGGGCCAGATGTCTTCCTACGTCTTCAACCTGAAGCCGGGCGACAAAATGCGCGTTTACGGTCCCTTCGGTGAGTTCTTCGCCAAGGATACCGATAACGAGATGGTCTTCATCGGTGGTGGTGCCGGTATGGCGCCGATGCGTTCTCACATCTTCGACCAGCTGAAACGCCTGAACAGCAAGCGCAAAATCAGCTTCTGGTACGGTGCGCGTTCTCTGCGCGAGATGTTCTACGAGGACGACTACAACGGTCTGCAGTCAGAGTTCGATAACTTCCAGTGGCACATTGCCCTGTCTGACCCGCAGCCGGAAGACAACTGGACCGGTTACACAGGTTTCATTCACAACGTAGTGTATGAGAACTACCTGAAGAACCATCCGGCACCGGAAGACTGCGAGTTCTACATGTGCGGACCGCCCATGATGAACGCAGCGGTGATCAACATGCTGAAGAACCTCGGCGTAGAGGATGAAAACATCCTGCTCGACGACTTCGGTGGCTGA
- the nqrE gene encoding NADH:ubiquinone reductase (Na(+)-transporting) subunit E, with amino-acid sequence MEHIISLIIRAVFVENMALAFFLGMCTFLAVSKKVEAAVGLGVAVVVVLTITVPVNNLIYTYLLKDGALAWAGYPDVDLSFLGLLSYIGVIAALVQILEMFLDKYVPALYNALGVFLPLITVNCAIMGASLFMVEREYNFGESVAYGFGAGLGWALAITALAGIRERLKYSDVPNGLKGLGITFITVGLMSLGFMSFGGIDI; translated from the coding sequence ATGGAACATATTATTTCTCTGATCATCCGCGCTGTTTTCGTTGAAAACATGGCGCTGGCCTTCTTCCTGGGGATGTGTACCTTCCTCGCGGTATCCAAGAAGGTTGAAGCGGCGGTTGGCCTCGGCGTTGCGGTAGTTGTGGTTCTGACCATTACCGTGCCCGTGAACAACCTGATTTACACCTACCTGCTGAAAGACGGCGCGCTGGCCTGGGCCGGCTATCCGGACGTGGACCTGAGCTTCCTCGGCCTGCTGTCTTACATCGGCGTAATTGCTGCCCTGGTGCAGATCCTGGAAATGTTCCTGGATAAGTACGTACCGGCGCTTTACAACGCCCTGGGTGTATTCCTGCCGCTGATCACCGTGAACTGCGCCATCATGGGTGCGTCTCTGTTCATGGTGGAGCGCGAGTACAATTTTGGTGAATCCGTTGCGTACGGCTTCGGTGCCGGCCTCGGCTGGGCGCTGGCCATTACAGCACTGGCGGGTATCCGCGAGCGCCTGAAGTACAGCGACGTGCCGAATGGTCTGAAAGGCCTGGGCATCACCTTCATCACCGTTGGTCTCATGTCGCTGGGCTTCATGTCCTTCGGCGGCATCGATATCTAA
- the nqrM gene encoding (Na+)-NQR maturation NqrM gives MTIYILAFAAMILIVAGMALGAMVQNKPLKGSCGGLNKIGMKKDCDICGGDDQECEKEQERQRQAALAKEAAGSDLAYDASKPSRKDS, from the coding sequence GTGACTATTTATATTCTTGCGTTCGCTGCCATGATCCTTATCGTGGCCGGTATGGCACTGGGCGCTATGGTCCAGAACAAACCGCTCAAGGGCTCCTGTGGTGGCCTCAACAAGATCGGCATGAAGAAGGACTGCGACATCTGTGGCGGTGACGATCAGGAGTGTGAAAAAGAACAGGAGCGTCAGCGTCAGGCGGCACTGGCTAAAGAAGCTGCCGGCAGCGATCTAGCCTACGACGCGAGCAAGCCGAGCCGCAAGGACTCCTGA
- a CDS encoding alpha/beta hydrolase — protein sequence MRFAHFFSTAGLLVGTTFFALSLTPSLIPREGVVQGVISGFSFAAGYGVGVFLAWLWRFLELPAVHGRPRNILRWVTSIICVLLALGFLWQAANWQNTVRGLMGLEEAPGVRPLTIALVSALVFLVLLSIAKLFRRVFNFLSGKLERRAPRRLSILLGLLAAVALFWAGFNDVILTAALKRVDRIYQQLDARIAPDMEEPSDPMIPGSAESLVRWQDMGHQGRRYLILGPKAKDIAEVTGRAKDPIRVYVGLNAAETPAERAELALKELKRVGGFERPYLILITPTGTGWVDPGAINSIEYLLGGDVASVAAQYSYLPSPIALMTEDAYGRETAQALFQTVYGHWNTLPRETRPKLYLFGLSLGALNSDRSFDFYDIINDPFQGALWVGPPFRSDTWREVTKDRDAGSPAWLPLFRDGAVVRFGNHFGGYETGSAPWGDFRLAYLQHGSDPIVFFEPEAAYRKPAWMAKPRAPDVSPDLQWYPIVTMLQLAMDMHAGIAPMGFGHSYAPADYVHAWHQLVAPQGWDEAKLKLLNEKLIKWNPR from the coding sequence ATGCGGTTTGCGCACTTTTTTTCCACGGCCGGGTTACTGGTCGGCACCACCTTTTTCGCGCTCTCCCTGACCCCCTCGCTGATTCCCCGCGAAGGGGTGGTGCAGGGCGTTATCTCCGGCTTTTCGTTTGCGGCCGGCTACGGCGTGGGTGTCTTTCTCGCCTGGCTGTGGCGGTTCCTGGAATTGCCTGCGGTACACGGGCGCCCCCGCAATATCCTGCGCTGGGTCACCAGCATAATCTGCGTACTGCTGGCGCTGGGGTTTCTCTGGCAGGCGGCGAATTGGCAGAACACGGTGCGCGGTCTTATGGGGCTTGAGGAGGCACCGGGAGTCAGGCCGTTGACCATAGCGCTGGTCTCGGCCCTGGTGTTCCTGGTACTGCTGTCGATCGCCAAATTGTTCCGGCGGGTGTTTAACTTTCTGTCGGGCAAACTAGAGCGCCGCGCGCCGCGCCGACTCTCCATACTGTTGGGGCTGCTGGCGGCGGTGGCCCTGTTCTGGGCCGGGTTCAACGATGTGATTCTCACCGCGGCATTAAAGCGTGTAGACCGTATCTACCAGCAGCTCGACGCCAGGATTGCGCCGGATATGGAGGAGCCCTCTGATCCGATGATCCCCGGGAGCGCCGAGTCGCTGGTGCGCTGGCAGGACATGGGGCACCAGGGGCGGCGCTACCTGATCCTCGGCCCCAAAGCCAAGGACATCGCTGAGGTGACCGGCAGAGCGAAAGACCCGATTCGCGTGTACGTCGGCCTGAATGCCGCAGAGACGCCGGCGGAGCGAGCAGAGCTCGCCTTGAAAGAGCTGAAGCGAGTAGGGGGCTTCGAGCGTCCCTACCTGATTCTGATCACCCCGACGGGTACCGGTTGGGTGGACCCCGGTGCAATCAATTCGATCGAATACCTGCTGGGGGGCGATGTCGCGAGCGTCGCTGCGCAGTACTCATACCTGCCGAGTCCGATCGCGCTGATGACCGAGGATGCCTATGGCCGGGAAACCGCCCAGGCGCTGTTCCAGACGGTCTACGGTCACTGGAATACGCTGCCACGGGAGACCAGGCCCAAGCTGTATCTGTTTGGGCTGAGTCTGGGTGCGCTCAACTCGGACCGCTCCTTCGACTTCTACGACATCATCAACGACCCGTTCCAGGGAGCGCTGTGGGTGGGGCCGCCATTTCGCAGCGATACCTGGCGCGAAGTCACCAAAGACCGCGACGCGGGTTCACCGGCCTGGTTGCCCCTGTTTCGCGATGGCGCGGTGGTGCGCTTCGGCAATCATTTTGGCGGTTATGAAACCGGCAGTGCTCCCTGGGGAGACTTCCGTCTTGCCTACTTGCAGCACGGCAGTGATCCCATCGTATTTTTTGAACCGGAGGCGGCCTACCGGAAGCCGGCCTGGATGGCAAAGCCGCGTGCCCCCGACGTATCCCCGGATCTGCAGTGGTACCCGATTGTGACCATGTTGCAGCTGGCGATGGATATGCACGCGGGCATTGCGCCCATGGGCTTCGGGCACAGCTATGCGCCGGCAGACTATGTCCACGCCTGGCATCAGCTGGTGGCACCACAGGGGTGGGATGAGGCGAAGCTGAAGCTTTTGAACGAAAAGCTGATCAAATGGAATCCGCGCTGA
- a CDS encoding lipoprotein-releasing ABC transporter permease subunit, translating into MFRPLPAFIGLRYAGAQRGGNDSAGLVSFISGLSMIGLILGVALMIVVMSVMNGFDRELRERILGIMPHATVYNASPEIDWTDVRNQVAAADGVTAAAEVWQVNGLARNGLDVSPLLVQGVNPETIVNVSTIGEFLQPGSFAALTSDPAEPGIILGKGIADKLEIAVGDQLSIIVPQSGNSESGGRTAAQLAGFKVVDIFHSGTALDHSLALVDWAQAKALAGGAGGAGVQMRVKNMLNSFAVFQNLLRQLPVEGFYGNDWTGTHGNLYQAIQMSRNLVSLLVFLIIAIAAFNVVSTLVMVVIDKHGDIAILRTMGASTREILLTFVSQGALVGLVGVLVGGLLGVIGSLLVTDAVSGLESLFGIQFLKSDVYPVDYLPSELQWGDVALVVGAGFLLSLLATLYPALQASRVQPAAALRQDF; encoded by the coding sequence ATGTTTAGGCCGCTACCCGCCTTTATCGGCCTGCGCTACGCGGGCGCCCAGCGCGGCGGCAATGACTCTGCCGGGCTGGTGTCGTTCATCTCTGGCTTGTCCATGATCGGCCTGATCCTGGGTGTGGCGCTGATGATCGTGGTGATGTCGGTGATGAACGGTTTCGACCGCGAACTGCGCGAGCGTATTCTCGGCATCATGCCCCACGCCACCGTCTACAACGCGAGCCCGGAAATCGACTGGACTGACGTGCGCAACCAGGTCGCCGCGGCAGATGGCGTAACCGCGGCGGCAGAGGTGTGGCAGGTCAACGGCCTCGCGCGCAACGGCCTCGACGTGTCACCGCTGCTGGTGCAGGGCGTGAACCCGGAAACCATCGTCAATGTTTCGACCATCGGAGAATTCCTGCAGCCCGGCAGTTTTGCCGCGCTCACCAGCGATCCCGCAGAACCCGGCATCATTCTCGGCAAAGGCATTGCCGACAAGCTGGAAATCGCCGTCGGCGACCAGCTCTCCATCATCGTGCCGCAGAGCGGCAACAGCGAATCCGGCGGCCGCACCGCGGCGCAGCTGGCGGGCTTCAAGGTAGTGGATATTTTCCACTCCGGCACCGCGCTGGATCACTCCCTCGCGCTGGTGGACTGGGCGCAGGCCAAGGCACTGGCGGGCGGCGCCGGTGGCGCCGGCGTGCAGATGCGCGTGAAGAATATGCTGAACTCGTTCGCCGTGTTCCAGAACCTGCTGCGCCAGCTGCCGGTGGAAGGTTTCTACGGCAACGACTGGACCGGTACCCACGGCAACCTGTACCAGGCGATCCAGATGTCGCGCAACCTGGTCAGCCTGCTGGTGTTCCTGATCATCGCCATCGCCGCGTTCAATGTGGTGTCGACACTGGTGATGGTGGTAATCGACAAACACGGCGATATCGCCATCCTGCGCACCATGGGTGCGAGTACCCGGGAAATCCTGCTGACGTTTGTCAGCCAGGGGGCACTGGTCGGCCTTGTCGGTGTACTGGTGGGCGGATTGCTCGGGGTGATCGGCTCGCTGCTGGTGACCGATGCGGTATCCGGCCTCGAATCCCTGTTCGGTATCCAGTTTCTCAAGTCCGATGTCTATCCGGTGGACTATCTGCCGTCTGAACTGCAGTGGGGCGATGTGGCGCTGGTGGTGGGGGCAGGGTTCCTGCTGAGCCTGCTTGCCACGCTGTACCCCGCGTTGCAGGCGAGCCGTGTGCAACCAGCCGCGGCACTGCGCCAGGACTTCTAA
- the lolD gene encoding lipoprotein-releasing ABC transporter ATP-binding protein LolD, producing the protein MNSQVEIHPEESRPQATAEVVLACHDLTKVYRQGANELHVLRGVELQVPKGERLAIVGASGSGKSTLLNLLGGLDTPSTGEVWVGGQNLATLNANERGWLRNSSLGFVYQFHHLLNEFTALENVAMPLLIGKRSVAESRAQARDMLEAVGLGQRLDHKPAQLSGGERQRVAIARALVARPACVLMDEPTGNLDRATAHEIHRLMDRLNDETGISFVIVTHDPDLAGALDRCLHLVDGQLVEGWQQGNHV; encoded by the coding sequence ATGAATAGCCAAGTGGAAATCCATCCCGAAGAGTCACGCCCACAGGCCACCGCGGAAGTTGTACTGGCCTGTCACGACCTCACCAAAGTCTACCGCCAGGGTGCCAACGAATTGCACGTACTGCGCGGTGTGGAATTACAGGTGCCGAAAGGGGAACGGTTGGCGATTGTCGGTGCCTCCGGTTCCGGTAAATCCACCCTGTTGAACCTGCTCGGCGGGCTGGATACGCCCAGCACCGGGGAGGTCTGGGTAGGCGGTCAGAACCTGGCAACCCTCAACGCCAACGAGCGCGGATGGCTGCGCAACAGCAGCCTCGGGTTTGTGTACCAGTTTCACCATCTGTTGAACGAATTCACCGCGCTGGAAAACGTCGCCATGCCGCTGCTGATTGGCAAGCGCTCGGTGGCGGAATCCCGCGCGCAAGCGCGGGACATGCTGGAGGCCGTTGGCCTCGGCCAGCGCCTGGATCACAAGCCGGCACAGCTTTCCGGTGGTGAGCGTCAAAGAGTCGCCATCGCCCGCGCGCTGGTAGCCCGTCCGGCCTGTGTGCTGATGGATGAACCCACCGGCAACCTGGACCGGGCAACCGCCCATGAAATTCACCGGTTGATGGACCGCCTCAACGACGAAACCGGTATCAGCTTCGTGATCGTGACCCACGACCCGGATCTCGCCGGTGCGCTGGACCGCTGCCTGCATCTCGTCGACGGCCAGCTGGTGGAAGGCTGGCAGCAGGGCAACCATGTTTAG
- a CDS encoding NADH:ubiquinone reductase (Na(+)-transporting) subunit D, with amino-acid sequence MSKKLKDTLLEPVFNNNPIALQILGICSALAVTSSLQVTLVMCIALTLVTAFSNMSVSLIRKQIPNSIRIIVQMTVIASLVIVVDQILKAYAFDISKKLSVFVGLIITNCIVMGRAEAFAMKHGPKDSFLDGIGNGLGYSFILICLAVIRELFGAGKLFGFEILSTVNNGGWYMPNGLLLLPPSAFFLIGLIIWAIRTWKPAQVEEQEFTIAPNSKMPVAQQEA; translated from the coding sequence ATGAGCAAGAAGTTGAAAGACACTCTGCTGGAGCCGGTGTTTAACAATAACCCCATCGCGCTGCAGATCCTCGGTATCTGCTCCGCGCTGGCGGTGACCAGCTCGCTGCAGGTGACGCTGGTAATGTGTATTGCGCTGACCTTGGTGACCGCGTTTTCCAACATGTCGGTCTCCCTGATTCGCAAGCAGATTCCCAACAGCATCCGGATCATCGTGCAGATGACCGTGATCGCGTCGCTGGTAATCGTGGTGGATCAGATTCTGAAAGCCTATGCCTTCGACATTTCCAAGAAGCTCTCGGTATTCGTTGGTTTGATTATCACCAACTGTATCGTTATGGGCCGCGCGGAAGCGTTCGCCATGAAGCACGGTCCCAAGGACAGCTTCCTGGACGGTATCGGTAACGGTCTGGGTTACAGCTTTATCCTGATCTGTCTCGCGGTTATCCGTGAACTGTTCGGTGCTGGCAAACTGTTTGGCTTTGAGATCCTGTCTACCGTCAACAACGGTGGCTGGTACATGCCCAACGGCTTGCTGCTGCTGCCGCCGAGCGCCTTCTTCCTGATCGGTCTGATTATCTGGGCAATCCGTACCTGGAAGCCGGCTCAGGTGGAAGAGCAAGAGTTCACCATTGCGCCCAACTCCAAGATGCCTGTGGCGCAACAGGAGGCCTGA
- a CDS encoding FAD:protein FMN transferase translates to MGTAYHITVVDVPSALRKADLQSAIDAELAAVNQEMSTYIPDSELMRFNAAPVGEVVEISQHLADVIARSLQIYQHSGGAFDVTVGPLVNLWGFGPLPEPEKIPADEAIAELLQVIGSDALVLDGNRLSKTRSVQIDLSAIAKGHGVDRIADLLEGKGITNYLVEVGGELRTAGVNPQGAIWRVGIERPSAGQVVQKPIQVSGKGIATSGDYRNYYERDGKRYVHTMDPRTGRPVEHRLASVTVIADTCAEADGYATALNVMGADAALKLAEEQQLAVFLLVKTDSGFEERASTAFKPYL, encoded by the coding sequence ATGGGTACGGCATACCACATCACCGTGGTGGATGTGCCATCGGCGCTGCGCAAGGCTGACCTGCAGTCTGCGATCGACGCAGAGCTGGCGGCGGTAAACCAGGAGATGTCCACGTATATCCCCGACTCGGAACTGATGCGCTTCAACGCGGCGCCGGTGGGTGAGGTGGTGGAAATTTCCCAACATCTCGCCGACGTCATTGCACGCTCACTGCAGATCTACCAGCACAGTGGTGGTGCTTTTGATGTGACCGTCGGCCCGCTGGTGAATCTGTGGGGATTCGGGCCGCTGCCGGAACCGGAAAAGATTCCTGCAGACGAAGCAATCGCTGAACTTCTGCAAGTCATCGGGTCCGATGCGCTGGTGCTCGACGGTAATCGCCTCAGCAAAACCCGTTCGGTACAAATCGACCTTTCCGCGATTGCCAAGGGCCATGGGGTAGACCGCATTGCCGATTTGCTTGAAGGCAAGGGCATCACCAATTATCTGGTGGAAGTGGGCGGCGAGCTGCGTACCGCGGGAGTTAATCCGCAAGGCGCTATCTGGCGCGTGGGTATCGAAAGGCCGAGCGCCGGGCAGGTGGTGCAGAAGCCGATCCAGGTAAGTGGCAAGGGCATCGCCACGTCCGGTGACTATCGCAATTACTACGAGCGGGACGGCAAGCGCTACGTGCATACCATGGACCCGCGCACCGGCAGACCGGTGGAGCACCGGCTCGCTTCGGTCACCGTAATCGCCGACACCTGTGCCGAGGCCGATGGCTATGCCACTGCACTGAATGTGATGGGTGCAGATGCGGCGTTAAAATTGGCAGAAGAGCAGCAGCTTGCGGTTTTTCTGTTGGTAAAAACCGATTCCGGGTTTGAGGAGCGTGCGAGCACCGCCTTCAAACCCTATCTCTGA
- the sthA gene encoding Si-specific NAD(P)(+) transhydrogenase → MANSKYDLVVIGSGPAGEAAAMSAAKKGLRAAVIERSPAVGGNCTHKGTIPSKALRHSVKQLMRYNTQPVFRALGEPRRLTFPQVMETVNKVISYQVEMHTSFYARNRVDLIVGDAQFKDANSVVVQLADGAAEIITAKKFVIATGSRPYRPADVDFNHPRIYDSDTILDMEHTPQAIIIYGAGVIGCEYASIFAALGMKVDLINSRGHLLEFLDDEISDALSYHLRDMGVTVRHREEYARVVGTDRGVTMEMQSGKRISADALLWCNGRSGNTGSLGLENIGLEANHRGQLAVDDHYCTAVENIFAVGDVIGWPSLASASYDQGRAAAEAIAGREHRVIEDAPTGIYTLPEISSVGKTESELTKAKVPYEVGRALFKHTARAQISGERVGMLKILFHIETREILGIHCFGAEAAEIVHIGQAIMKQPAPNNSIDFFVNTTFNYPTMAEAYRTAALDGLNRITRL, encoded by the coding sequence ATGGCAAATTCCAAATACGACCTGGTGGTGATTGGCTCTGGCCCTGCGGGCGAAGCTGCAGCCATGAGTGCTGCCAAGAAAGGTCTGCGGGCTGCGGTGATTGAGCGCAGCCCGGCGGTGGGCGGCAACTGTACCCACAAGGGCACCATCCCTTCCAAGGCGCTGCGTCATTCCGTCAAGCAGCTGATGCGCTACAACACCCAGCCGGTATTCCGCGCTCTGGGCGAACCGCGTCGACTGACGTTTCCGCAGGTGATGGAGACCGTCAACAAGGTCATTTCCTATCAGGTGGAAATGCACACCAGCTTTTACGCGCGCAATCGTGTGGATCTGATTGTCGGTGATGCCCAGTTCAAAGATGCCAACAGCGTGGTTGTGCAGCTGGCAGACGGCGCGGCGGAAATCATCACCGCGAAAAAATTCGTCATCGCTACTGGCTCGCGTCCATACCGCCCCGCGGATGTCGATTTCAATCACCCGCGTATTTACGACAGCGACACCATCCTGGATATGGAGCACACGCCGCAGGCGATCATCATCTACGGTGCGGGTGTAATCGGCTGCGAATACGCTTCCATCTTTGCCGCCCTCGGTATGAAAGTGGATCTGATTAACAGCCGCGGCCACCTGCTGGAATTCCTGGACGACGAAATTTCCGATGCACTCAGCTACCACCTGCGGGATATGGGGGTGACCGTTCGTCACCGCGAGGAGTATGCGCGGGTCGTGGGTACCGATCGCGGCGTGACCATGGAAATGCAATCCGGCAAGCGGATTTCCGCCGATGCGCTGCTGTGGTGTAACGGCCGTTCCGGCAACACCGGCTCACTCGGCCTGGAAAATATCGGCCTCGAGGCCAACCACCGCGGCCAGTTGGCGGTGGACGATCATTACTGCACCGCGGTGGAAAATATTTTTGCGGTGGGCGATGTTATCGGCTGGCCGAGCCTGGCCAGTGCTTCCTACGACCAGGGCCGCGCTGCCGCGGAAGCCATTGCCGGGCGCGAGCATCGTGTGATTGAGGATGCACCGACGGGGATTTACACCCTGCCGGAGATTTCTTCCGTCGGCAAAACCGAAAGCGAACTGACCAAGGCCAAGGTGCCGTACGAGGTTGGGCGCGCGTTGTTCAAGCACACCGCACGGGCACAGATTTCCGGCGAGCGTGTCGGCATGCTGAAGATCCTGTTCCACATCGAGACCCGCGAGATTCTCGGTATTCACTGCTTCGGCGCCGAGGCGGCGGAGATCGTGCACATCGGCCAGGCCATCATGAAACAGCCGGCACCGAACAACTCGATCGATTTCTTTGTGAACACGACCTTCAACTATCCGACCATGGCAGAGGCATACCGCACTGCGGCACTGGACGGGCTGAACCGGATCACGCGACTATGA
- a CDS encoding thioesterase family protein, which produces MSEPSPAEFRSLVEGIFSDIPFVQEIGLKLHDFDLESQTLSAKFVRKPQLIGNHFQNILHGGVIATALDTVGGLTAMVAAYDRMGGAIDWEEKIQRLIRLGTVDMRVDYLKPGRGESFICHGSVLRVGNKLVVTRMELYNDTDELISTGTATFLY; this is translated from the coding sequence ATGAGCGAGCCATCCCCCGCGGAATTCCGCTCACTGGTAGAGGGAATATTCAGCGATATCCCTTTTGTTCAGGAGATCGGTCTCAAACTGCACGACTTCGACCTGGAAAGTCAGACGCTGTCCGCGAAGTTTGTCCGCAAGCCGCAGCTTATTGGCAACCATTTCCAGAATATCCTGCACGGCGGCGTGATTGCCACCGCGCTGGACACCGTGGGCGGGCTCACCGCCATGGTGGCCGCCTATGATCGAATGGGCGGCGCCATCGACTGGGAGGAAAAAATCCAGCGACTGATCCGCCTGGGAACGGTGGATATGCGGGTGGATTACCTGAAACCTGGACGCGGCGAGAGCTTTATCTGTCACGGCTCCGTGTTGCGGGTGGGGAACAAGTTGGTGGTTACGCGGATGGAGCTGTACAACGATACCGACGAATTGATTTCCACCGGGACGGCGACATTTCTCTACTGA
- a CDS encoding lipoprotein-releasing ABC transporter permease subunit: MIKPVPLYIGLRYVAARRRQQFISFINGFSLLGMALGVFALIVVTSVMNGFDRELKTRILSVVPHGFVENKEGLEDWAAAAESLRQQPHVLAASPFVRGFALLGANNQSHGVEFQGVDPQALRDVSSVGEHMLMGSLDGLQSRSYNIVLGRILARQLGVIPGDSVILTLPEVTITPAGIFPRTKRFTVAGIFSVGAQVDQNMALMHLDDAARLLRMPGKVQGLQLKFDDMNNALGAVEGYASALGEGFTGEDWSRSQGSLFQAVKMEKTVVTLMLMIIVAVAAFNIVSALVLMVADKRSDIAVLRTLGLTSRQIMAVFVVQGSAIGILGAVIGGLLGTLIALNLTDLVSWIEQVVGAKIFDPRVFFVSFLPSEFRAADAVLVLSAAIIMSLLATLFPAWRAAQIAPAEALRYE; the protein is encoded by the coding sequence ATGATAAAACCTGTACCCCTCTATATTGGCCTGCGTTACGTGGCCGCCCGCCGCCGGCAGCAGTTCATCTCCTTTATCAATGGTTTCTCCCTGCTGGGCATGGCACTGGGTGTATTTGCATTGATCGTGGTGACCTCGGTGATGAACGGGTTTGATCGCGAGCTGAAGACCCGCATCCTGTCGGTGGTACCGCACGGATTCGTGGAAAACAAGGAAGGCCTGGAGGATTGGGCCGCCGCCGCAGAGTCCCTGCGCCAGCAACCCCATGTGCTCGCCGCCAGTCCTTTTGTGCGCGGCTTTGCGCTGCTGGGCGCGAATAACCAGTCCCACGGCGTGGAATTCCAGGGTGTCGACCCACAGGCGCTGCGCGATGTGTCATCGGTAGGCGAGCATATGCTGATGGGCAGCCTGGATGGCCTGCAGTCGCGCAGTTACAACATCGTCCTCGGGCGTATCCTGGCGCGTCAGTTAGGGGTCATCCCCGGCGACAGCGTGATCCTGACCCTGCCGGAAGTCACCATCACCCCCGCCGGTATATTTCCCCGCACCAAGCGTTTCACCGTGGCCGGTATTTTCTCCGTGGGTGCACAGGTGGACCAGAACATGGCGCTGATGCATCTCGACGATGCCGCGCGCCTGCTGCGCATGCCCGGCAAGGTGCAGGGGCTGCAGCTCAAGTTTGACGACATGAACAATGCCCTCGGCGCTGTCGAGGGCTACGCCTCGGCGCTGGGTGAGGGGTTTACCGGTGAAGACTGGAGCCGCTCCCAGGGCAGCCTGTTCCAGGCAGTGAAGATGGAGAAAACCGTCGTCACCCTGATGCTGATGATCATTGTGGCGGTCGCCGCGTTCAATATTGTTTCCGCACTGGTGTTGATGGTGGCGGACAAACGCTCGGATATCGCGGTGCTGCGCACCCTGGGCCTCACCTCACGTCAGATCATGGCGGTATTCGTGGTGCAGGGCAGTGCCATTGGTATTCTCGGTGCGGTGATCGGCGGTTTACTGGGCACGCTGATCGCACTGAACCTCACTGATCTGGTGTCCTGGATCGAGCAGGTGGTCGGCGCGAAGATTTTTGATCCCCGGGTGTTCTTTGTCAGTTTTCTGCCGTCCGAATTCCGCGCCGCCGATGCGGTCCTGGTATTGAGCGCGGCGATTATTATGAGCCTGCTGGCCACCCTGTTTCCCGCCTGGCGCGCAGCGCAGATTGCACCGGCGGAAGCACTGCGATACGAGTAA